CTTAAAAGAGAACCTTTTCCGGCTGCAATAATCAGAACCTGGAACAGGATAACCACTACGATTAATGCAATCAGCATAGTGTTCTTCTTAAGGAAGTCCTTAAATCTTTGCATTGTCATTGTCATTCTCCATCTTTTTATTTTCTCGCATTATGCTTGACATGATCACTTCCTGACTTGCTTCTGCCCTCGGGAATTCAGCAATCATGCGGCCTTCATACATTACATAGATTCGGTCGCTCATTCCAAGGATCTCAGTCAGTTCAGAGCTGATCAGAACTACAGATTTTCCTTCGGCAACCAGCCGGTTAATAATCATATAAATCTCGTATTTTGCTCCCACATCGATTCCTCTTGTGGGCTCGTCTAGAATCATGATTTCCGGATCCGCAAACATCCACTTGCTCAGCAGCACCTTCTGCTGATTTCCCCCGGAAAGGTTTTCAACATTCTGCAGTACAGAGGGGCATTTTGTATTCAGTTTTTCTTTGAACTCTTTGGCAACCAGCAGTTCTTTATCTTTATCGATTACCAGTCTATGACTGACTTTATCCATTTTTGCCATTGAGTTGTTTATATAGATCGGATTGGATAGAACCAATCCATCGCCTTTACGGTCCTCGGTCACATAGGCCAGCCTTTCATTAATGGCCTGTTTCACGCTGCCTAGCTTGACTTCGCGGCCGTTGATTTTCAGAGTTCCGCTTATCTTTGTTCCATAGCTTTTCCCGAATATGCTCATGGCAAGTTCCGTTCTTCCGGATCCCATCAGGCCGCTTATGCCTACAACCTCTCCTTTTCTTACGTTGAAGTTCACCTGGTCGCAAACCTTGCGCTCTGAGTACAACGGATGGTAAACCGTCCAGTCCTGTACTTCCATGGTAACCTCTCCGATATGGGAGGTTCTCTTGGGGTAACGATCGGTAATTTCTCTGCCTACCATGCCTTTTACGATACGATCTTCATCAATATTGTCCTGGCCCTTGACCAGCGTTTCAATGGTTGAACCATCTCTGAGGATGGTGATCTTGTCCGCCACATATGATATTTCATTGAGCTTATGGGATATGATAATGGATGTGAGTCCATTCTTTTTAAATTCCAGCAGGAGATTCAGCAGATTTTTGCTGTCGTTTTCATTGAGGGATGCTGTGGGTTCGTCGAGAATGAGCAATTTTACGTTTTTGCCCAGCGCTTTGGCGATTTCCACCATCTGCTGCTTGCCTACACCGATATCCTTGATCAATGTCTGGCTGCGTTCCTGCAGTCCAACGGTACGAAGCAGCTCATCTGCTCTGGCATAGGTCTTATCCCAGTCAATGGCATATTTCTTTCCGTTTTCGTTGCCCAGGAACATGTTTTCTGCAATGCTGAGATAGGGTACAAGCGCCAACTCTTGATGGATGATGACAATGCCCTGCCTCTCGCTGTCTTTTATGGTCTTGTACTTGCTTATTTCACCGTCGTAGATAATGTCTCCGTCATAGCTTCCGTAAGGGTAGATTCCGCTCAGTATGTTCATGAGGGTTGACTTTCCTGCCCCGTTTTCTCCGACCAGTGCGTGAATCTCACCCTCTTCCACTGCAAGGTTCACATTGTCAAGTGCCTTGACCCCGGGAAAGGTCTTGGTGATATTCTTCATTTCCAGCAATATATTCGCCACGAAAAATCCTCCCTAAAAGCTAGTGTACTATCCGGTTGAGATTGAAATTTATAATAAAATAATGCCGAGTGAATGGCCGGAAGCACGCTATTTTGATAAAAATGGCAGGCGGTTTGCCGCCGCCCGCCAGAATCCTTAGTTGTTTTAGCTTACTGAATATCAGATTCTTTGTAATATCCGCTGTCGATCAGCAGTTCTTTGTAATTGTCAATTGTTCCAACAACTGGTGCACAGAGATAGGATGGGATAACTCCGGTGCCATTGTCATAAGTTTCTTTATCGTTGATATCAGGCTCGCTGCCTTTTACGATAGAGTCAACCATTCCAACAACCTTGTCGGCCAGAGTACGGGTATCCTTGAATACGGACATGCTCTGGAGTCCCTGTAACATGTTCTTTACGTTTGGTTTGTCGCAGTCCTGACCAGTAACGATAGGCATATCATCCTTGGTGTAACCTGCGGAAACCAGTGCATTTACTGCTCCCAGTGCGGTTGAGTCGTTGGAGCACATTACAGCGTCCAGCTTCTTGCCCTTGGGGCTGTATCCATTGGAAGTGATGAGGTTTTCCATACGGGACTGTGCATTTTCTGTTTTCCAATCCTGGGTGGAGACCTGAGCCTGTGTAGTCTGTCCGGAAGGTACTACCAGAACACCACTGTCGATGTAAGGCTTCAGAACGCTCATAGCTCCGTTGAAGAAGAACGTTGCGTTATTGTCGGCTGGGTCACCGGTGAAGAGTTCTACGTTGAAGGGACCTTTCTGGTTCTTAAGATCCAGAGCGGTCTCGATGTACTGGCCCTGCATTACGCCAACCTGATAGTTGTCGAACGTAGCATAGTAGGATACAGCGTCACTGTTCATGATCAGTCTGTCATAAGCAACAACTGGAATATTCTGTTCCTTGGCCTGTTTCAGAACTTCGGTCAGAGAGGATCCGTCGATGGCTGCGATTACCAGAACTTTGCAGCCTTCAGTGATCATATTTTCAATCTGGGCTACCTGAGTCGGGATGTCATTGTCACCGCCGTATTGGAGGTCAACTTTGTAGCCTGCTTCTTCAAGCTTGGCTTTCATGTTTGATCCGTCTTGGTTCCAACGCTGAAGGCTCTGTGTCGGCATGCTTACACCGATCATAGCTGCTTCATCAGTAGCGCCATCTTCTGGAGCGGGCTTTTCTCCGCCGCCACAGGCTGCCAATGAAAGAACAAGGGCAAGAACCATTAATAAGGCAATCAGTTTTTTCATTTTCTCTCTCCTTTTCTTTTACCAGTTTCTTAAATAACTTTTGAAAAACAGTTTTCTAAAAGTTGGTTTAATGATAGCATCGTGAATTATTCATGTCAACAGTGTTTTTTTAATGTCATCTTCACTTTTTTAATCTGTTTTTCGCTCCGGCATTGATTTTCAATGGCTGCGCAGAATGATAAATTTTTGAGAATTATTTGGATCAAGTTAGCAACCCGCTCGTTTGCTTCTTTCCGTTGCCAGGGAGGAGAGCTTCGCCTAAATTCGTTGAAATTTGAGCGTTATTTCCAAAACATCCAAAATTCCGACGGCAATATTTGTTATAATTTGTCCCAAAAAAAAGAAGACAGTATCAAATTAGATCCTACGTTTTCATTCTTCTCCCTAAACCGAAAAATTATTAAAAACTACCGGTGCTAGAAGCGAAATGTACCGCAATGATTTGTCGATATCGTCTTCGATGATTGCTAATGGAATTGTTGATTTATTTAAGTGTGCGTGCACGGAATGAATCAGCGTTTCCTTACTATACTGATTTAATAAACCGAACCGCAAAATGCAGTGCAGTTCCTATGCCGCTGGCATTGGATCTGTAATTGCTCAGATGGAGATAGTCTGCTGTGCTGTCAAAGACAGCGATTTTTATCAAACGCTCTTTGATGTCATCAAAGGAATCCCCAAGGTATCTTGCAAGTGTACCTCCTAAAATAATATCACAGTCGAAAATGGTACGGATATTATTAATTCCCATACAAAGAAATAACAAATAATCGTTCCAAAGCTCCGCGCAGCCATCGTCGCCCTCTTTCAATTTTTCAAAAAAGACATCGACGGGCTGATCCTTTTCTGAGGCCAAAACGGATGTGGAAATATATGCCTCCAGACAGCCTTTTTTCCCGCAGGCGCACGGCTTTCCTTCCCGGCTTACCACGGACATATGGCCGAATTCTGCACCCCGGTTATTCATGCCGATATAAGCGGAACCATTGTAAATCAGTGCTCCCCCTACGCCTTCTGATACGCTTAGGAAGGCCAGTGTCGTCAGATCCTTTCTGCTGTTCTGCTCTGCGAAAGCACTGGCGTTAGCATCATTTTCAATGTAGGTGTCGTATTTAATAAACTTTGTTAGGGACTCAATGGGCACATACCGGGCTTTCAAGGTAGGTGCGTTAATGATCTGCCCCTTATCCTCGCTTAGCACACCGGGAATGGAGATCCCTACACCAAGTATAATTTCAGGGTCCAGCCCCCGTTCCTCCACATAGCGGTCGATCTCCGCCGCAAGCAGCTCTCCATACCGATCATTGGCTTCGAATGCAATTTCAAGGCGTTTAATAGGAGAGGGATTCCCTTTTAGATCGATGTCCAAAAGGTTAATATGTGTCATTTTAATTTCTACACCGATGACCATCCTGGCATCGGAAATCACGGAAATCTTCTTTGCTTTCCTCCCGCCGCTGGATTCGAAGGTACCGGAATAGCACAAGAGTCCCATATCAAAAAGCTCAGTCAGATTTTGACTCACGGTGGGAAGACTCAGTCCCAGTGCCGCCACAAGATCCTGCTTTGATACTTTATCCTGCTCATAAATATACTGATACACCTTGTTTCGGTTGATCAGTTTTAGGTCTGTTGTTGTTGCCGTTGTTCTTTTCATTTTATTTGCTCTTTTCAAAGGATATGACCGAATGTTTTACAAAACACTTTTATAAAACTATCCCCATTATAGATGATGGCCATGAAAAAAACAAGTATTATTTATCGAGGGTTTCGTCAGGTGTTCATCACGTTCCGCAAAATGTTTGGTATTTGCATCCTGAGAGGTTCGGAACCTCAGCATATTCCTCTTGCGCAGGCGAATAGGCAAAGGGGTCTTTCAGGACATCCATAAGACCCTTAAGTACCTCCAGATCTCCAGACTCAGATGCGGCAGACAGTGCTTCCTCGACCCTATGATTCCGCGGAATGACTGCCGGGTTGCTCTTTTTCATAAGATCCTGTTGCTTTTTTTGTGTGCCCTGATTGTGTTCCTGCCGCTTTTTCCAGCGCTTTTTCCATTCCTCAAATACCGAGATGCTGTTCATGCTCAGCGCTTCGAACTGTTCCAGGGTTAACGCTCTGAAGGTGTTGGTAAAATCAGCTTTATTCTCCTTCATCATAGATAGAAGGTCTCCAATCAGCAGTTCGTCCTCTGTTTCCTCACCGATCAAACCAAGCTTGCTTCTCATTCCGGAAAGCCATTCGCTTCGGAATTTAGGACCAAACCCTTCGAGGACATCCATTGCCTGTTTCTTAGCTTTTTCCTGCTCATTGCTGATGAGGGGCAGGAGTGTCTCAGCAAACCGGGTTAGGTTCCACTGAGCAATGGCAGGCTGATTTCCATAAGCATATCGTCCCTGTGCGTCAATGGAACTGAATACAGTGGCAGGGTCATAGGCATCCATGAAAGCGCATGGTCCATAATCGATGGTTTCACCGCTGACAGCCATATTGTCTGTATTCATTACACCGTGGATAAACCCAATCAGCTGCCATTTGGCAATGAGCCGCGCCTGCCGGGAAGTTACTTCTCTCAGCAAGGATAAATAGCGATTGTCCTCTGCCTCAGCGTTTTTAAAATGCCGTTCCCAGGTATAATCCGCCAGGGCTTTCAGCCCTTCAAGCTTCGCCCATTTTGCCGCAAATTGAAAGGTTCCCACACGAATATGACTGGCCGCCACTCTGGTCAATACCGCACCGGGCAGCGGAGACTCCCTGTAAACCGGCTCTCCCGTAGAAACTACAGCCAGACTTCTGGTGGTAGGGACTCCAAGTCCATACATAGCTTCACTAATCACGTATTCTCTGAGCATAGGACCGAGGGCAGCCCTGCCATCGCCTCCCCTTGAGTATGGCGTGCGTCCCGAGCCCTTCAGCTGAATATCAAACCGGTGTCCTGATAACGTAATATGTTCTCCGAGAAGCACAGCTCTTCCATCTCCCAGCATGGTAAAATGTCCGAACTGATGGCCGGCGTAAGCCTGGGCAATGGGAATGGCGCCCTCTGGGATTTTATTGCCTGCCAGCATAGCGGCACCATTCTGACTTTGAAGCGCCTCAACATCAAGACCGAGCTCCTTCCCGTAATCGACGTTGAAAATAACCATTTCAGGTTG
This genomic window from Clostridiales bacterium contains:
- a CDS encoding sugar ABC transporter ATP-binding protein: MANILLEMKNITKTFPGVKALDNVNLAVEEGEIHALVGENGAGKSTLMNILSGIYPYGSYDGDIIYDGEISKYKTIKDSERQGIVIIHQELALVPYLSIAENMFLGNENGKKYAIDWDKTYARADELLRTVGLQERSQTLIKDIGVGKQQMVEIAKALGKNVKLLILDEPTASLNENDSKNLLNLLLEFKKNGLTSIIISHKLNEISYVADKITILRDGSTIETLVKGQDNIDEDRIVKGMVGREITDRYPKRTSHIGEVTMEVQDWTVYHPLYSERKVCDQVNFNVRKGEVVGISGLMGSGRTELAMSIFGKSYGTKISGTLKINGREVKLGSVKQAINERLAYVTEDRKGDGLVLSNPIYINNSMAKMDKVSHRLVIDKDKELLVAKEFKEKLNTKCPSVLQNVENLSGGNQQKVLLSKWMFADPEIMILDEPTRGIDVGAKYEIYMIINRLVAEGKSVVLISSELTEILGMSDRIYVMYEGRMIAEFPRAEASQEVIMSSIMRENKKMENDNDNAKI
- a CDS encoding YdiU family protein, whose amino-acid sequence is MNRDHEEIKEAGWRFDNSYKKLPEIFYSMTDPTPVKQPEMVIFNVDYGKELGLDVEALQSQNGAAMLAGNKIPEGAIPIAQAYAGHQFGHFTMLGDGRAVLLGEHITLSGHRFDIQLKGSGRTPYSRGGDGRAALGPMLREYVISEAMYGLGVPTTRSLAVVSTGEPVYRESPLPGAVLTRVAASHIRVGTFQFAAKWAKLEGLKALADYTWERHFKNAEAEDNRYLSLLREVTSRQARLIAKWQLIGFIHGVMNTDNMAVSGETIDYGPCAFMDAYDPATVFSSIDAQGRYAYGNQPAIAQWNLTRFAETLLPLISNEQEKAKKQAMDVLEGFGPKFRSEWLSGMRSKLGLIGEETEDELLIGDLLSMMKENKADFTNTFRALTLEQFEALSMNSISVFEEWKKRWKKRQEHNQGTQKKQQDLMKKSNPAVIPRNHRVEEALSAASESGDLEVLKGLMDVLKDPFAYSPAQEEYAEVPNLSGCKYQTFCGT
- a CDS encoding sugar ABC transporter substrate-binding protein — encoded protein: MKKLIALLMVLALVLSLAACGGGEKPAPEDGATDEAAMIGVSMPTQSLQRWNQDGSNMKAKLEEAGYKVDLQYGGDNDIPTQVAQIENMITEGCKVLVIAAIDGSSLTEVLKQAKEQNIPVVAYDRLIMNSDAVSYYATFDNYQVGVMQGQYIETALDLKNQKGPFNVELFTGDPADNNATFFFNGAMSVLKPYIDSGVLVVPSGQTTQAQVSTQDWKTENAQSRMENLITSNGYSPKGKKLDAVMCSNDSTALGAVNALVSAGYTKDDMPIVTGQDCDKPNVKNMLQGLQSMSVFKDTRTLADKVVGMVDSIVKGSEPDINDKETYDNGTGVIPSYLCAPVVGTIDNYKELLIDSGYYKESDIQ
- a CDS encoding ROK family transcriptional regulator → MKRTTATTTDLKLINRNKVYQYIYEQDKVSKQDLVAALGLSLPTVSQNLTELFDMGLLCYSGTFESSGGRKAKKISVISDARMVIGVEIKMTHINLLDIDLKGNPSPIKRLEIAFEANDRYGELLAAEIDRYVEERGLDPEIILGVGISIPGVLSEDKGQIINAPTLKARYVPIESLTKFIKYDTYIENDANASAFAEQNSRKDLTTLAFLSVSEGVGGALIYNGSAYIGMNNRGAEFGHMSVVSREGKPCACGKKGCLEAYISTSVLASEKDQPVDVFFEKLKEGDDGCAELWNDYLLFLCMGINNIRTIFDCDIILGGTLARYLGDSFDDIKERLIKIAVFDSTADYLHLSNYRSNASGIGTALHFAVRFIKSV